Proteins found in one Gordonia sp. PDNC005 genomic segment:
- a CDS encoding wax ester/triacylglycerol synthase family O-acyltransferase produces the protein MQYMPVTESMFLVAETRDQPMHVGGLQLFVPREGQTSDELAEEMAASFAAATDVAPMFLKRPATPAQFAGYTAWSFDDEIDPDYHLRRIILPRPGAVRDLLRYVSLNHGALLDRRRPMWEMHIIEGLADGRVALYTKVHHSVVDGVTALRLLQRTLSTDPTDRSGTAVWDARLKRRRPPVESESKGLLASITGVAGQVLDIADQVVGLAPAAAKIAIAGVTDKDYFAPMQQAPQTILNVPIGSARRFAAQDWPVERLRAVGKAQKMTLNDVVVAMCAGAMRTYLSDHDALPDESLVAVMPVSLHAEGDDDGNAVTAISVRMATDLDDAGERLAAIKASTAAAKKAVRGLRPLQALALGAATIWPLAFNTVPGFVEYTPTGFNLMISNVPGPEEQLYWNGARLDGCYPVSIPMEGLAMNITVTTVSGKANFGIIGARAELPRLQRILDHLETTLSELEALPPA, from the coding sequence ATGCAGTACATGCCGGTCACGGAATCGATGTTCTTGGTCGCGGAGACCCGCGACCAGCCGATGCACGTCGGCGGACTGCAGTTGTTCGTACCGCGCGAGGGCCAGACCTCCGACGAACTCGCCGAAGAGATGGCCGCCAGCTTCGCCGCGGCGACTGACGTGGCACCGATGTTCCTCAAACGACCCGCGACGCCCGCTCAGTTCGCCGGGTACACCGCGTGGTCGTTCGACGACGAGATCGATCCCGACTACCACCTGCGCCGCATCATCCTGCCCCGCCCGGGCGCCGTCCGCGATCTGCTGCGTTACGTCTCGCTCAACCACGGCGCGCTGCTCGACCGACGCAGGCCGATGTGGGAGATGCACATCATCGAAGGGCTCGCCGACGGCCGGGTGGCGCTGTACACGAAGGTCCACCACTCCGTCGTGGACGGCGTCACCGCACTCCGCCTGTTGCAGAGGACGCTGTCGACCGATCCGACCGACCGCTCGGGTACCGCCGTCTGGGACGCACGACTCAAGCGCCGCCGGCCCCCGGTCGAGAGCGAGTCCAAGGGACTGCTCGCCTCGATAACCGGAGTTGCAGGCCAGGTGCTCGACATCGCCGACCAGGTGGTCGGGCTTGCTCCAGCCGCGGCGAAGATCGCGATCGCGGGAGTCACCGACAAGGACTACTTCGCGCCGATGCAGCAGGCGCCGCAGACGATCCTGAATGTCCCGATCGGATCCGCACGACGCTTCGCCGCGCAGGATTGGCCTGTCGAACGGCTCCGCGCAGTCGGCAAGGCACAGAAGATGACGCTCAACGACGTTGTGGTCGCGATGTGCGCGGGCGCGATGCGCACCTACCTGTCCGACCACGACGCCCTCCCGGACGAATCACTCGTCGCGGTGATGCCGGTGTCGCTGCACGCCGAAGGGGACGACGACGGCAACGCCGTCACCGCGATCTCGGTGCGCATGGCGACCGACCTCGACGACGCGGGTGAACGTCTCGCGGCGATCAAGGCGTCGACGGCCGCGGCAAAGAAGGCGGTCCGCGGACTCCGCCCCCTGCAGGCTCTCGCGCTCGGCGCAGCCACCATCTGGCCCCTGGCCTTCAACACCGTCCCCGGGTTCGTCGAGTACACGCCGACCGGCTTCAACCTGATGATCTCGAACGTCCCCGGCCCCGAGGAGCAGTTGTACTGGAACGGCGCACGCCTCGACGGCTGCTACCCCGTGTCCATCCCGATGGAGGGCCTGGCGATGAACATCACCGTCACCACCGTCTCCGGCAAGGCGAACTTCGGCATCATCGGCGCCCGTGCCGAACTACCACGCCTTCAGCGCATCCTCGATCACCTCGAAACCACGCTGTCCGAGCTCGAGGCCCTTCCGCCCGCCTGA
- a CDS encoding Ig-like domain-containing protein — protein sequence MFSRKSAATVATIATAVGSLVAFAPASPASAADVITTTAFSHACAVDGSFSDWTTNYNDTMVVSAPATVAPGEQFTIKMQAGSLVMPDANIGRLKYDFKVPTGVTMESATIVPGTAVGLSGQTPTLFRVNSAGQVDPAGEYLRITGDGHLTINNGPNGKDNDPGKGLQANKNVQWKTPQIAIVVKASMTEGTHIKTGIRTGDDSAAIKANETSISFGDTRNLVDKTATYCVAAGDGRGALSDTEVIDPAIRTSVSLDVPDNAGVGQEVALKATLDPASAEGKVQFKDGADDIGGPVTVHNGVATLDHTFTTRGDHDIKAVFTADAGFRDASSTVKTVTVKTATTTTLTAPATARVGEDVEFTANVSPDEATGTVQFKEGATDLGAPVPVVDGKATITRKYDEAGSHTIKAVFNASGHFADSESDAKTTTVKDADFSTTAVVIDPTDAVTGESTALRATVRPIPDGGEVEFFVDGTSVGKADVGTGDGVAVLAHTFTTAGSASVTAKYLGADGFAASGESAPRTVTVRNPDTRTDSSTSLTVAGAPNVGKTATFTARVTPGTAGGKVQFRVGTTEVGAPVDVVNGVATLTHTFNAEGTFAITAEYLGDDNNRGSESGPTVVKVTTASTPVDPGGNGSLSNIFGS from the coding sequence ATGTTCAGCCGCAAGAGTGCGGCGACCGTCGCGACGATCGCCACGGCGGTCGGTTCGCTGGTCGCGTTCGCACCCGCATCACCCGCGTCCGCCGCGGACGTCATAACCACAACCGCGTTCTCACACGCCTGCGCCGTCGACGGGTCGTTCTCCGACTGGACAACGAACTACAACGACACCATGGTCGTGAGTGCGCCTGCCACCGTCGCTCCGGGCGAACAGTTCACCATCAAGATGCAGGCCGGCTCGCTGGTGATGCCCGATGCCAACATCGGCCGCCTGAAGTACGACTTCAAGGTCCCGACCGGCGTCACCATGGAATCCGCCACCATCGTCCCCGGCACAGCCGTCGGCCTCAGTGGTCAGACTCCGACACTGTTCCGAGTGAACTCAGCCGGCCAGGTCGACCCAGCCGGCGAGTACCTTCGGATCACCGGCGATGGTCACCTGACTATCAACAACGGCCCCAACGGCAAGGACAACGATCCCGGCAAGGGACTCCAGGCAAACAAGAACGTCCAGTGGAAGACACCGCAGATCGCGATCGTCGTGAAGGCCTCGATGACCGAGGGCACCCACATCAAGACCGGCATCCGCACCGGTGACGACTCTGCAGCGATCAAGGCCAACGAGACGAGCATCAGCTTCGGCGACACCCGCAATCTCGTCGACAAGACCGCGACATACTGTGTCGCAGCGGGCGACGGACGCGGAGCGCTGTCGGACACCGAAGTCATCGACCCGGCCATCCGAACCTCGGTTTCGCTCGATGTCCCGGACAACGCAGGCGTCGGCCAGGAAGTTGCCCTCAAGGCCACTCTGGACCCCGCCAGCGCCGAGGGCAAAGTCCAGTTCAAAGACGGCGCTGACGACATCGGCGGGCCGGTGACCGTCCACAACGGTGTCGCGACTCTCGATCACACTTTCACCACACGCGGCGACCATGACATCAAGGCCGTCTTCACCGCCGATGCGGGCTTCCGCGACGCCTCGTCCACCGTCAAGACAGTGACCGTGAAAACTGCGACCACCACAACGCTCACCGCACCGGCAACCGCTCGCGTCGGGGAAGACGTCGAGTTCACAGCGAACGTCTCCCCCGACGAAGCGACCGGCACCGTTCAGTTCAAGGAAGGCGCGACCGACCTTGGCGCGCCGGTACCCGTCGTCGACGGCAAGGCGACGATCACCCGCAAGTACGACGAGGCCGGCAGTCACACGATCAAGGCAGTCTTCAACGCCTCGGGCCACTTCGCCGACTCCGAATCGGACGCCAAGACCACCACCGTCAAGGACGCCGACTTCTCGACCACCGCAGTCGTCATCGATCCGACGGACGCCGTGACCGGCGAGTCCACCGCGCTGCGCGCCACGGTCCGCCCGATTCCCGACGGCGGCGAGGTCGAGTTCTTCGTCGATGGCACGTCGGTCGGCAAGGCTGATGTCGGCACCGGCGACGGTGTCGCCGTCCTGGCCCACACATTCACCACCGCGGGCTCGGCATCTGTGACCGCGAAGTATCTCGGAGCAGACGGCTTCGCCGCCTCCGGAGAGTCGGCGCCCCGCACGGTGACCGTCCGCAACCCGGACACCCGCACCGACTCGAGCACCTCGCTGACCGTCGCGGGCGCGCCCAATGTCGGCAAGACTGCGACGTTCACCGCTCGTGTCACGCCCGGCACCGCAGGAGGAAAGGTCCAGTTCCGCGTCGGAACCACCGAGGTCGGTGCACCGGTCGACGTCGTCAACGGCGTCGCAACCCTCACCCACACGTTCAATGCCGAAGGCACTTTCGCGATCACCGCGGAGTACCTGGGCGACGACAACAACCGCGGCTCCGAGTCGGGCCCGACCGTCGTCAAGGTGACCACCGCGTCCACTCCGGTCGATCCGGGCGGCAACGGCTCGCTCTCCAACATCTTCGGCAGTTAG
- a CDS encoding ElyC/SanA/YdcF family protein has product MIIRRRFRLLALLLVIAVETLIVVTSSWVAVASRGRVVEPTELPDDAPRTLIVLGAKVEDREAGDYVRARLDVAVDLYRQGRIDRILNSGNNSDDAGNEVAVMRSYLVDHGVPPEVIVDDPLGLNTAATCRRAASEFGITEALIVTQDFHAGRAVMLCDAFGVAATGVIAPCGHCSLYSKVRNHLREALLSRPRAVFDAVRHSNE; this is encoded by the coding sequence GTGATCATTCGTCGTCGTTTCCGCCTGCTCGCACTGTTGTTGGTGATCGCAGTGGAGACTTTGATCGTGGTCACCTCGTCATGGGTGGCAGTGGCGTCTCGGGGCAGGGTCGTGGAACCGACTGAGCTGCCGGACGACGCGCCGCGAACCCTCATCGTCCTCGGCGCGAAGGTTGAGGACCGCGAGGCGGGCGACTACGTCCGAGCGCGGCTCGACGTCGCGGTAGATCTCTACCGGCAGGGTCGGATCGACCGAATTCTGAACTCCGGCAACAACTCCGACGATGCGGGCAACGAGGTCGCAGTGATGCGTTCATACCTCGTCGACCACGGTGTACCGCCCGAGGTGATCGTCGACGACCCGCTCGGACTCAACACGGCTGCGACATGCAGGCGTGCGGCCTCTGAGTTCGGGATCACCGAGGCGCTCATCGTCACGCAGGACTTCCACGCCGGACGGGCGGTGATGCTGTGCGACGCGTTCGGAGTCGCCGCCACCGGAGTGATCGCGCCTTGCGGGCACTGCTCGCTGTACAGCAAGGTGCGCAATCATCTCAGGGAGGCGCTGTTATCGCGTCCACGCGCGGTGTTCGACGCCGTGCGTCATTCGAACGAATAG
- a CDS encoding exodeoxyribonuclease III, translating into MGFTVTSFNVNGIRAARRRGFDDWLADRSPDVVGLQELRCPASEVGEFRGYSAAVDVGSIPGRNGVGLLTRHEPVAVRSWATGPPKARGLGAYAGHGRYIEVDLADRPLTVACLYLPKGGLPAHLQRPGGMRAEMDGGAKYERKMAFLAGFARELDRNRLAAARAGRDFTLIGDFNVAHVEHDVTNWRAARKMEGFLPEEREWFSSLLSPRRLVDVIRQVHGDRPGPLTWWSWAGESFSKDVGWRVDHQLASPTLARRAEAVWVDKEHSPDSRLSDHAPLSVRYRD; encoded by the coding sequence GTGGGTTTCACTGTCACTTCGTTCAACGTCAACGGCATTAGGGCCGCGCGACGCCGCGGGTTCGACGACTGGCTGGCCGACCGCTCGCCCGACGTCGTCGGACTTCAGGAGTTGCGCTGCCCGGCATCGGAGGTCGGCGAGTTCCGCGGGTACTCGGCGGCGGTGGACGTCGGGTCGATCCCCGGCCGGAACGGCGTCGGCCTGCTCACTCGCCACGAACCGGTCGCCGTGCGGTCATGGGCGACCGGTCCGCCGAAGGCCCGTGGCCTCGGTGCATACGCCGGCCACGGGCGCTACATCGAGGTCGACCTCGCCGACCGCCCGCTGACCGTCGCCTGCCTCTACCTGCCGAAGGGCGGCCTCCCCGCGCACCTTCAGCGCCCCGGCGGGATGCGGGCGGAGATGGACGGCGGTGCGAAGTACGAGCGAAAGATGGCATTCCTCGCAGGCTTCGCGCGCGAACTCGATCGGAACAGGCTGGCCGCAGCGCGTGCCGGGCGCGATTTCACGCTGATCGGCGACTTCAATGTCGCTCACGTGGAGCACGACGTCACCAACTGGCGCGCGGCGCGGAAGATGGAGGGATTCCTGCCCGAGGAGCGCGAGTGGTTCTCATCGTTACTGTCGCCTCGGCGTCTGGTGGACGTGATCCGGCAGGTGCACGGTGACCGTCCCGGACCGCTGACCTGGTGGAGTTGGGCCGGGGAGTCGTTCAGCAAGGACGTCGGCTGGCGAGTGGATCATCAGCTGGCTTCGCCGACCCTCGCTCGACGCGCGGAAGCCGTCTGGGTCGACAAGGAGCACTCACCGGACTCGCGGTTGTCTGACCACGCTCCGCTGTCGGTCCGCTACCGCGACTGA
- a CDS encoding (Fe-S)-binding protein: protein MTTTTVVIGSIAVLISIACWGSFLRGVTNMARTIFQGQKVDSGRFAYPGKRLYTMLKEFIAHTRMVKFRTVGVAHWLVMIGFLGGFLLFFEAYGQSINPEFHWPIFGNTFGWHLWDEILGIGTVVGIVTLIVIRQINHPRIPGRLSRFSGSRFAPAYIIESIVLVEGLGMIFVKAGKIATYGHANAGSDFFTMQVAKLLPSSALMVALFAVVKLLSGSLFLLLVGLNLNWGVAWHRFAAFPNIFFKREADGGVALGAAKPMMSQGQVLDMETADPDVDAFGAGKIEDFSWKGWLDFTTCTECGRCQSQCPAWNTGKPLSPKLMIMSLRDHAYAKAPYLLAGGSKDMSGDEVGLVDADGNVDEAKLNAIPEAARLEAERKLVGESLGDDPTGAVIDAEALWSCTTCGACVEQCPVDIEHVDHFIDMRRYQVLIESDFPSELAGMFKNLENKGNPWGQNSSARTAWIDEMDINIPVYGKDVESFEGYEYLFWVGCAGAYEDRAKKTTKAVAELLDIAAVDFLVLGEGETCTGDSARRAGNEFLFQMLAQQNIETFNELFATAPTQRKKIVVTCAHCFNALGNEYPQVGGDYEVVHHTQLLNRLVREKRLVPVAPIGGGEAVTYHDPCYLGRHNKVYDAPRELMDAAGGQLAEMPRHGERSMCCGAGGARMWMEEQIGKRINVDRVDEALDTLTAAPAGETTKKIATGCPFCRVMLTDGVTAQLSGTEDEGKVEVVDVAQMILEGVNRGREQVKRGGQFLGPIPVAAPVAEAPAASAPAAKPAAAAPAAAKPAAAPAAGGLAPAGGLKKPGGLKKPGGAPKPGGATAAAPAAPAAGGLTMGGGLKKPGGLKKPGGAPKPGGAAAAPVAPAAESAPAATAATEGKAKGFGMAGGLKKPGAKKPGSAASAAAPAPTAPAAEPAATEPATDAAMTEGTEGKAKGFGMAGGLKKPGAKKPGSAAPAAAPAPAAPVAEPTASEPVADAPTPEASVAPSAAAVTEGTEGKAKGFGMAGGLKKPGAKKPGAAAPVAVSAAEPDAVVEKTPTADESPAADETPAATPATDSRTITETGASKAKGFGIAAGKKRPGGK from the coding sequence ATGACGACGACCACGGTTGTGATCGGATCGATTGCGGTTCTGATCAGCATCGCCTGCTGGGGATCATTCCTCCGCGGCGTGACCAACATGGCACGCACGATCTTCCAAGGGCAGAAGGTCGACTCGGGACGCTTCGCGTACCCGGGCAAGCGCCTGTACACGATGCTCAAGGAGTTCATCGCGCACACGCGCATGGTGAAGTTCCGGACAGTCGGTGTGGCGCACTGGCTCGTGATGATCGGCTTCCTCGGCGGCTTCCTGCTCTTCTTCGAGGCATACGGGCAGTCGATCAACCCCGAGTTCCACTGGCCGATTTTCGGCAACACCTTCGGCTGGCACCTCTGGGACGAGATCCTCGGCATCGGCACCGTCGTCGGCATCGTGACGCTGATCGTCATCCGCCAGATCAATCACCCGCGCATCCCGGGTCGTCTCTCGCGCTTCAGCGGCTCGCGCTTCGCCCCCGCCTACATCATCGAGAGCATCGTGCTCGTCGAAGGCCTGGGCATGATCTTCGTCAAGGCAGGCAAGATCGCCACGTACGGTCACGCGAACGCAGGGTCGGACTTCTTCACCATGCAGGTCGCCAAACTCCTGCCGTCGAGCGCGCTGATGGTGGCGCTCTTCGCCGTCGTCAAGCTCCTGTCGGGCAGCTTGTTCCTGCTGCTGGTGGGCCTGAACCTCAACTGGGGTGTCGCGTGGCACCGCTTCGCCGCGTTCCCCAACATCTTCTTCAAGCGCGAGGCCGACGGTGGCGTCGCCCTCGGTGCGGCCAAGCCGATGATGAGCCAGGGCCAGGTTCTGGACATGGAGACCGCCGACCCCGACGTCGACGCGTTCGGCGCGGGCAAGATCGAAGACTTCAGCTGGAAGGGCTGGCTCGACTTCACGACCTGTACGGAGTGTGGCCGCTGCCAGAGCCAGTGCCCGGCCTGGAACACGGGTAAGCCACTGTCGCCGAAGCTGATGATCATGTCGCTGCGCGACCACGCGTACGCCAAGGCTCCGTACCTGCTCGCAGGCGGCAGCAAGGACATGAGCGGCGATGAGGTCGGTCTCGTGGACGCCGACGGCAACGTAGACGAAGCGAAGCTGAACGCGATCCCCGAAGCCGCCCGCCTCGAAGCCGAGCGCAAGCTCGTCGGCGAGTCGCTCGGCGACGATCCGACCGGCGCTGTCATCGACGCGGAAGCGCTGTGGAGCTGCACCACGTGTGGCGCCTGCGTCGAGCAGTGCCCCGTCGACATCGAGCACGTCGACCACTTCATCGACATGCGCCGCTACCAGGTGCTCATCGAGTCGGACTTCCCGTCCGAGCTCGCGGGCATGTTCAAGAACCTCGAGAACAAGGGCAATCCCTGGGGCCAGAACTCGTCGGCGCGCACCGCGTGGATCGACGAGATGGACATCAACATCCCGGTGTACGGCAAGGACGTCGAGTCGTTCGAGGGCTACGAGTACCTCTTCTGGGTCGGTTGCGCCGGCGCATACGAGGACCGCGCGAAGAAGACCACCAAGGCGGTGGCCGAACTCCTCGACATCGCCGCTGTCGACTTCCTGGTCCTCGGCGAGGGCGAGACCTGTACCGGCGACTCCGCTCGCCGCGCGGGCAACGAGTTCCTTTTCCAGATGCTGGCGCAGCAGAACATCGAAACGTTCAACGAGCTCTTCGCGACTGCCCCGACTCAGCGCAAGAAGATCGTCGTCACCTGTGCACACTGCTTCAACGCACTCGGCAACGAATACCCGCAGGTCGGCGGCGACTACGAGGTGGTTCACCACACGCAACTGCTGAACCGCCTGGTGCGCGAGAAGCGCCTCGTCCCGGTGGCCCCGATCGGCGGCGGCGAAGCCGTCACGTACCACGACCCCTGCTACCTGGGCCGTCACAACAAGGTTTACGACGCTCCGCGTGAGCTGATGGACGCAGCCGGCGGCCAGCTCGCCGAGATGCCGCGTCACGGTGAACGTTCCATGTGTTGTGGCGCCGGTGGTGCTCGCATGTGGATGGAAGAGCAGATCGGCAAGCGCATCAACGTCGACCGCGTCGACGAAGCGCTCGACACGCTCACCGCCGCACCTGCGGGTGAGACGACCAAGAAGATCGCGACCGGCTGCCCGTTCTGCCGCGTGATGCTGACCGACGGCGTGACCGCCCAGCTCAGTGGCACCGAGGACGAGGGCAAGGTCGAGGTCGTCGACGTCGCGCAGATGATTCTCGAGGGCGTCAACCGCGGCCGCGAGCAGGTCAAGCGTGGAGGTCAGTTCCTCGGCCCGATCCCCGTCGCCGCGCCTGTCGCCGAGGCTCCGGCCGCATCCGCTCCCGCCGCCAAGCCGGCCGCCGCCGCTCCGGCAGCGGCCAAGCCCGCGGCAGCTCCGGCGGCCGGCGGCCTCGCTCCTGCGGGCGGCCTGAAGAAGCCGGGCGGCCTCAAGAAGCCCGGCGGCGCACCCAAGCCGGGCGGAGCGACGGCCGCTGCACCTGCGGCACCTGCGGCCGGTGGACTCACCATGGGCGGCGGACTCAAGAAGCCGGGCGGCCTCAAGAAGCCCGGCGGCGCACCCAAGCCGGGTGGAGCGGCGGCCGCCCCGGTCGCCCCCGCTGCCGAGTCTGCACCCGCAGCCACCGCAGCGACCGAGGGCAAGGCAAAGGGCTTCGGCATGGCCGGAGGGTTGAAGAAGCCGGGCGCCAAGAAGCCCGGTTCAGCAGCCTCTGCCGCCGCACCGGCCCCGACAGCTCCCGCCGCCGAGCCCGCAGCAACTGAGCCTGCCACCGACGCCGCGATGACTGAAGGAACCGAGGGCAAGGCCAAGGGCTTCGGCATGGCGGGTGGATTGAAGAAGCCGGGCGCCAAGAAGCCCGGTTCGGCGGCCCCTGCCGCCGCACCGGCTCCGGCCGCACCTGTTGCCGAGCCCACGGCATCCGAGCCGGTCGCCGATGCTCCGACGCCGGAAGCGTCTGTCGCACCGTCGGCCGCCGCAGTGACCGAAGGGACCGAAGGCAAAGCCAAGGGCTTCGGCATGGCAGGCGGACTCAAGAAGCCAGGCGCCAAGAAGCCCGGCGCTGCTGCACCCGTCGCGGTATCGGCAGCCGAGCCCGACGCAGTCGTTGAGAAGACACCGACGGCGGACGAGTCCCCGGCAGCGGACGAGACCCCAGCGGCAACCCCGGCAACCGATTCGCGAACGATCACCGAGACAGGTGCGTCGAAGGCGAAGGGGTTCGGGATCGCAGCCGGAAAGAAGCGTCCCGGCGGCAAGTGA
- a CDS encoding Ig-like domain-containing protein, with amino-acid sequence MQKRTRRLVTIGAVTLAGLTVVPTVPANAETTTTVFDVMCKATPSSSLAGGPQNIGNPGAPIEVTAPATVEPGQEFDVIIAPPPITIPNGITASGITATVKESSRIKIDVMVPDNAQFLGADVIPGTSIGLSGVAPNMLRVNESGNVDPNGSIIRLSGNNQTIGNGPSSNKSSSGGIVAKNVGGSGDSTTFKLPQVKARLKAGPSGQISLKLRTAGSAGDFGNDANPITLLPQATAPLVGTIWAPAQCTPRTTADGPLNNGAGPLATVNIEQADKATTTTLAVPGTVKNGDTATLTANVAPAANGGTVQFSLNGDDLGAPVDVENGTASIEHKFETDGDFDVKAVFSGTNGFEGSTSGTKTIKVTTDDVATTVRTTGPNDAYVDEDVNLTAQVTPAVQGGTVTFTVDGAPGPTANVGSDGTAVAPYKFTTPGTHRVLARYSGRAGVAGSVAPMFPVSVTTAPAAAVSTTTTLAPVGTVNKGESVTLKATVDPSNANGTVQFKIGDDPIGRPVRVVNGVATLTTTFATGGTFAISAQFKADNGFIDSASDPQTLTVPGGQDPTDPGTNPGGNGSLDSIFGS; translated from the coding sequence GTGCAGAAGAGAACCCGCCGACTCGTCACGATCGGCGCAGTAACCCTCGCCGGGCTCACGGTCGTGCCGACTGTGCCCGCGAACGCAGAAACCACCACCACCGTCTTCGACGTCATGTGCAAGGCGACGCCGTCGTCGTCCCTGGCAGGCGGACCACAGAACATCGGCAACCCCGGGGCACCGATCGAGGTGACCGCACCGGCAACCGTCGAACCCGGCCAAGAGTTCGACGTGATCATCGCGCCGCCGCCGATCACGATTCCGAACGGGATCACCGCGTCCGGGATCACGGCGACTGTCAAAGAGTCGTCTCGCATCAAGATCGACGTGATGGTGCCGGACAACGCTCAGTTCCTCGGCGCCGACGTGATTCCGGGGACCAGCATCGGCCTCAGCGGTGTCGCGCCGAACATGCTGCGGGTCAACGAGTCGGGGAATGTCGATCCCAACGGATCGATCATCCGACTGTCGGGCAACAACCAGACGATCGGCAACGGCCCCAGCTCCAACAAGAGCTCGTCGGGCGGCATCGTCGCCAAGAACGTCGGCGGCAGCGGCGACTCGACGACCTTCAAACTCCCCCAGGTCAAAGCGCGGCTGAAGGCCGGCCCCTCCGGTCAGATCAGTCTGAAGCTCCGCACCGCGGGTAGCGCGGGCGACTTCGGCAACGACGCCAACCCGATCACCCTTCTCCCGCAGGCCACCGCGCCACTGGTCGGGACGATCTGGGCTCCGGCGCAGTGCACACCGCGCACCACAGCAGACGGCCCACTGAACAACGGTGCAGGTCCGCTCGCGACAGTGAACATCGAACAAGCCGACAAGGCCACGACGACAACTCTCGCCGTGCCCGGAACAGTCAAGAACGGCGACACCGCCACACTGACCGCGAACGTCGCACCCGCGGCGAACGGCGGGACCGTGCAGTTCTCGCTGAACGGCGACGACCTCGGCGCGCCGGTCGACGTCGAGAACGGCACGGCCTCGATCGAGCACAAGTTCGAGACCGACGGCGATTTCGACGTGAAGGCCGTCTTCTCCGGGACGAACGGTTTTGAGGGCTCCACGTCTGGCACGAAGACGATCAAGGTCACGACCGACGACGTCGCCACCACGGTCCGCACCACCGGCCCCAACGACGCGTACGTCGACGAGGACGTCAACCTGACCGCCCAGGTCACCCCTGCTGTCCAAGGCGGCACAGTCACGTTCACCGTGGACGGCGCTCCCGGCCCGACTGCGAACGTCGGGTCCGACGGAACAGCCGTCGCGCCGTACAAGTTCACGACGCCGGGCACACACCGAGTGCTGGCCCGCTACTCGGGCCGTGCGGGTGTCGCCGGCTCGGTCGCCCCGATGTTCCCAGTCAGCGTGACGACTGCACCCGCGGCCGCCGTCTCGACCACGACCACACTGGCTCCGGTCGGCACGGTCAACAAGGGCGAGTCGGTGACCCTGAAGGCCACCGTCGATCCGTCGAACGCGAACGGCACCGTTCAGTTCAAGATCGGTGACGATCCGATCGGACGCCCGGTCCGTGTTGTCAACGGCGTCGCGACTCTGACCACGACGTTCGCCACCGGCGGCACGTTCGCGATCAGTGCTCAGTTCAAGGCGGACAACGGGTTCATCGACTCGGCGTCTGATCCCCAGACCCTGACCGTTCCCGGCGGCCAGGATCCGACCGATCCGGGTACCAACCCCGGCGGAAACGGTTCGCTGGACAGCATCTTCGGCAGCTGA